A window from Ovis canadensis isolate MfBH-ARS-UI-01 breed Bighorn chromosome 4, ARS-UI_OviCan_v2, whole genome shotgun sequence encodes these proteins:
- the YKT6 gene encoding synaptobrevin homolog YKT6, translated as MKLYSLSVLYKGESKTVLLKAAYDVSSFSFFQRSSVQEFMTFTSQLIVERSAKGSRASVKEQEYLCHVYVRNDSLAGVVIADSEYPSRVAFTLLEKVLDEFSKQVDRIDWPTGSPVTIQYTGLDSQLSRYQNPREADPMTKVQAELDETKIILHNTMESLLERGEKLDDLVSKSEVLGIQSKAFYKTARKQNSCCAIM; from the exons ATGAAGCTGTACAGCCTAAGCGTCCTGTATAAAGGCGAGTCCAAGACGGTGCTGCTCAAGGCCGCATACGATGTGTCCTCCTTCAGCTTTTTTCAGAGATCCAG CGTTCAGGAATTCATGACCTTCACAAGTCAGCTGATTGTGGAACGCTCAGCAAAAGGCAGCCGAGCTTCTGTGAAAGAACAAG AATATCTGTGCCATGTCTACGTGAGAAATGACAGTCTTGCGGGAGTGGTCATTGCTGACAGTGAATACCCATCCCGGGTGGCTTTTACCTTGCTAGAGAAG GTACTAGACGAATTCTCCAAGCAGGTCGACAGGATAGACTGGCCAACTGGATCCCCTGTTACTATCCAGTACACAGGCCTGGACAGTCAGCTCAGTAGATACCAG AACCCCCGAGAAGCTGACCCCATGACTAAAGTGCAGGCTGAACTGGATGAGACCAAGATCATCCTG CACAACACCATGGAGTCTTTATTAGAACGAGGTGAGAAGCTCGATGACCTGGTATCCAAATCCGAAGTGCTGGGAATACAGTCTAAAGCCTTCTATAAAACG GCCCGGAAACAAAACTCATGCTGTGCAATCATGTGA